From the Stieleria sp. JC731 genome, the window GGTGCTTTTGGCGACAACGCTTTTCGCCATGCTGCCCTGGTACTTTGTTTCGACTGGCTGGCTTGCCTACTTTGACAGCTGGCTCGTCCTGGGACTATTGATCACAACCTTTGACCAAAGGCTTTGGCTGATCGCTATCGCCTGCATCGCTACGCCCTGGGTCGACGAACGATTCACACTCGCTTTGCCTATGGTCTTGGCCGTCCGAGCGATCGAACGGCAACCGACCCAAGAAGGCGGCGAAAGCATCATGCGAACGCTGGTATTAATCGCATCAACTGGAGCGATCTATCCGATCATTCGGATCGCTTCGCTCACATTCGGAGCAGACAACGTCGCGGGTGCCTACACGACTGAGCACACGTCGGCCATACGCCAAATCCCCGCAGCTGTTTTCCTTTCAGGTTTATGGCAAGGGTATCGAATCGTATGGATCTTTGCTGCTGTATTCCTTATCCAGAGGCGGCAGTCGGCGCCACGAACGCTCTGGTGGATCACTCTGGCAACAACCTTGCTGACATCGCTTGCTGCACTGTTGATCGCCGGTGACATGCACCGCAGCCTAGAGATGCTTACACCAATCGTGGCTGCTGGAATCCTGGGAGTTCAAAGGTTTGATCAGAAGAAACGCGTTGGACTTCTATCAGCTTGCCTATTGTTATCGATCATCCTGCCGGCGTCGCATCGACTATGGTTTGAGAACTACCCGATCTCGCGGCTGACGTCAGAGCTCCGGCGACAGCCACCTACCAATGCGGAGATCATCAACATGGGCATGGCCCGCGCTAGCCAAATGCTTGACCAAGGTGATGCTGCAGGGGCTACATTGATCGCGGCCGAGCTGATCGAACGTAGTGAAGAGCCATACTCAGCATTGCTGTTTCGTGCGAACCTATTCGCGGCCTTGGAGAAATACGACTTGGCGATCGCCGACCTGGACCATGCGATCGAGCTAGATCCAGTGATGCCCGATGGACACTTTGCC encodes:
- a CDS encoding tetratricopeptide repeat protein, whose amino-acid sequence is MWNSYFVPEVDRAHDTLRQVADPWLTINNSNSRVIQWRLLFPLIGNLLHLRDWQFLCLPLLGCFLTLAYFANTMLHRGAEKLTVLLATTLFAMLPWYFVSTGWLAYFDSWLVLGLLITTFDQRLWLIAIACIATPWVDERFTLALPMVLAVRAIERQPTQEGGESIMRTLVLIASTGAIYPIIRIASLTFGADNVAGAYTTEHTSAIRQIPAAVFLSGLWQGYRIVWIFAAVFLIQRRQSAPRTLWWITLATTLLTSLAALLIAGDMHRSLEMLTPIVAAGILGVQRFDQKKRVGLLSACLLLSIILPASHRLWFENYPISRLTSELRRQPPTNAEIINMGMARASQMLDQGDAAGATLIAAELIERSEEPYSALLFRANLFAALEKYDLAIADLDHAIELDPVMPDGHFAKAMLLVKTKRFAEAISELQRAIELGGPAWPGYRDCQAAIEVLQQR